The genomic interval GCCCTGCATCCGGACGCGTTCAACACGGGGATGAACCTCGGCGGCCCCGCGGGCGGGTCCATCACCGACCACGTCCACACCCACGTCGTGCCGCGGTGGGGCGGCGACACGAACTTCATGCCCGTCGTCTCGGACACGAAGGTCATCGTCGAGGCCGTCGACGAGACCTACGACCGCCTGCGCGCCGCGTTCGCCGACCTCGACGGAGCGCGCGACCCCGGGCCCGACGCCGCGGTCGAGTTCTGAGAGCCGTCCCGTTCTACGTCGAATCGGTATATGTTCTTGCGTATTGATAGATATTTGTCCCCTCGCGTTCCGTTCCCCTCGTGGACAGGAGACACGCGCTCGTCGGAGCCGCGACCGGGACCGTCCTCGCGTCGGTCGTCGGCCTCCTCGCGCTGCAGACGGGCGGCGCGACCGTCGCGCTGGTGTACGGCGTCGGCGTCGGGAGCCTCGTCTCCGGCGGCGTCGCGGGGTGGCGCTCCGGCGCGCGGTACGCGAGCCCCGGCATCAACGGCATCGGAGCAGCGGGCCTCGCCGTGGTCGCGCTGTTCGCGGTCCTGCTCGGGGCGGTCGCGCTCCGGACGGCCGACGGCGCGGGCGCGGTGTTCTCGGTGTACGTCACGACGGCCGTGAGCTTCATCCCGCTGTTCGCGCTCGTTCCGGTGTTCGTGGGCGCGGGCTACGTCGCCGGGCGCGCGGGCGGCACGGCGCGCGACACGCTCCGCCCGCGGGGAATCGCGGACTGAGCCGAACGATACCCATTTTGCCCGCGCCCGGCAACCCCGACCATGGCACGGTCGCGGGCGCTGCGGCGGGTCGGAGCCGTCGTGCTGGTCGCCAACGTGGCGCTGTTCGCCGCGAAGGCGCTCGTCTGGCGGACGACGGGGAGCCTCGCGGTCGGCTCCGAGGCCGTCAACAGCCTCGCCGACGCGGCCTACTCGCTCATCGTCCTCGCGGGCCTCTACCTCACCACCCAACCCCCGGACGAGGCGCACCCCCACGGCCACGAGCGCATCGAGCCGTTCGTCTCGCTCGTCGTCGCGTTCGGCGTCTTCGCGGCGGGCGGGGCCGTCGCGTACAACGCCGCGACGACGCTCCTCTCGGGCGACGTGGCCGTCGCGCGGGGCCCGCTGGCCGCGGGCGTCCTCGCGGTCGGCGGCGTCGCCAAGTTCGGCCTCTACCGCTACGCGCTCTCGGTGGCGAACGAGCGGCGCTCGCCCGCGGTGCGCGCGACGGCGCTCGACAACCGCAACGACATCCTCGCGGCCGCGGCGGCGCTCGTCGGCGTCGTCGGCGCGCAGGTCGGCGTTCCGCTGCTCGACCCGCTCGCCGCGGGCGTCGTCAGCCTCGCCATTCTCTACACGGGCGTGGAGATCGTCCGCGACAACGTCTCCTACCTCGTCGGGGGCGCGCCCCCGGAGGAACTCCGTGCCGAGATACTCGCCGCGGCGCTCGCCCACCCCGACGTGGAGGGGGCCCACGACGTGGTCGCCCACTACGTCGGCCCGGAGATCGACGTCTCGCTCCACATCGAGATAGAGGGCGCGACGAGCGTCCGGGAGGCCCACGACATCGAGACCGCCGTGGTGGAGGCCGTCCGGGACATCCCGGAGGTGGACGACGTGTTCGTCCACGTCGACCCGAAGGAACTGGGCGAGTGGAAGCCCGACGAGGAGGTCGAACGGCTCGCGGCGTTCAGGGAGTGAGCGGGCGTCACGCCCGGGACGGGAGGACCGACCGGGGAGTACCGTCGCGGTCGCGCGACCACGTCGCGAGGCCGGCGGCGATACCGAGGAACAGCACCACGTCGCCCAGCGGCGCCAACAGCGGTCCGCCCGGGTCCACGAGCGACAGGGGCCGCGCGGGCGCGAGCAGGGTCGCCGCCAGCACGACCGCGGCCTGTCCAGCAAAGACGACGGCGGCCCCCGTCGCCGCGTCGCGGGCGCGGAGCCGCGGGCCGGCGACGAGCAGCACCGCCGACAGCAGCACGGCCGTCGCCAGCCACGCGACCGGGAGGTCGGCCGGCGGGACAACCGTGTTCCGGCTCCGAGCGGCGAACGAGGCGGCACCCGCCGGGGCCGAGCCCCCGACCGCGCCGAGCAGGTCGAGGGCGACACCCACGGCCGTGCGGCCGCCGACCGCGACGGCGGCGCCGAGGCCGGCCGACACGACGCCGCGCCGGAGCGTGAGCCCCGGACCCAGCGGCTCGTCCGCGACGACGGCGAACAGCGGGTGGGTCGGCGCGCCGTCGGCCGCCGCGGCGACCCGCTCGTAGCCGCCGTGGTACGCGAGCCACGCGGCCGTCGCGACCCCGAGCACGGTCGCGACGCGTGCGAGCGGGAGCGCGAGCAGGGTCGGGGCGACCCCGGCCGTGGCCCCGTAGCGGAGCGCGTCGGCCGCGACGACGGCGAGGTCGAACGCGTAGACGAGGCCGCCGGCGAGCGCGACCCGCCGGCGGGTGGGCGCGTCCGCGACGAGGAGGAGCGCCGACAGGAACGGCGTGTACAGGAACACCGTCGAGAGCCAGGCAGTCAGGAGCGCAACCTCTCCGGTCGCGGCGGACGGCGGCCCCGCGACGGCGGCCCGAAGCAGCCGTGTCGCGGCGAAGCCGGCCCCCACCAGCCCGGCGGCGGCCGTCGCGGCGACCGTCGCGCGGCCGGCCGACCGGTCGTCGAGGAGGGACACGTCGGGTGAGCGGCACACGCTCGGCGTAAGCCTTGTGTCCCGCACCGCCCCCGTCGGGCGGAAGCGCTAACACCGAGCCGCGAGCACGACGGCCGTGAACGGTCTCGCCCTCCTCGCCGCCGTCGTCGCCGTCGCCCTCCTCGCGGAGGCGGCCGACCGCCTCGGCTACCTCCCGGGCTTCGTCTCGGCTTCGGGTCCCTTCCTCACCGTCTCGACCGCGCGCGGGAAGCGTCTCCTCGACCGCCTCGCCACCGCCCCCGTGCCGTGGCGCGCGTGGGGGAACTTGGGAGTCGTCGCCGTCGTCGCGGCGAGCGTCGTCGCCACGGTCGGCGTGGTCGTCGCCGCCCTGCTCGCCGTCACGGAGCCGTCGAGCGCCGGCATCGCGACCCCGACCGCGATACTCGTCGTTCCCGGCGTGAACGAGTTCCTCCCCCTTTCGGCGGCCCCGGAACTCCTCCTCGCCGTCCTCGTCGGCCTCGCGGTCCACGAGGGCGCCCACGGCGTGTACTGCCGGGTCGCGGGCATCGGCGTGGAGCGCGTCGGCATCGCCCTGCTGGCCGTCGTCCCGGCGGGCGCGTTCGTCCAGCCAGACCGCGGCGCCGACGAGTCGCGGGGGTTGGCCGGGTGGGCGCGGATGTACGCCGCCGGCCCGACGGCGAACGTCGTCCTCGGCGCGCTCTGTCTCCTCCTGCTCGTCGGCCCGGTCCTCGGGAGCGTGGGCGTCGCGCCCGGCCTCGCCGTCGGCGGCGTCTTCGACGGCGCGCCCGCTGCCGAGGCAGGCATCGCCCCCGGCGACCGCCTGCTCGCCGTGAACGGGACGGCCGTGACGGACGGCGACTCGCTCGACGCGGCGCTCGCGGCCGCGGGGGCGAGGGTCCGCGTCGAGACCGACGACGGAACCGCGACCGTCGAACGTGCGGTCACGGTCGTCCGGAGCGATGGCCCGTACGCGCTCCCCGACGGGACCAGAATCGGGGCCGTGAACGGCACCGCGGTCGCGACCGAGGCCGGCTTCCGCGCCGCGGCCCGCGACCACCCCGTCGCGCGGCTGACGACGAGGAACGGCACCCTCGTCCGACCGCTCGGCCTCGCCGGCACGACGGCACAGGGGGGCGCGCTCGCGGAGGCCGGCATCGGGCCGGACACCCCGGTCGTGCTGCTGTCGCTCGACGGCGAGCGCGTGCTGGACCTCGCGGACCTGACCGACGCGCTCGACGGCCTCGAACCGGGCGAGCGCGTCCCGGTCGTCGTGTACACCGACGCGGGCGGCGTCCGCGAGGGCGCGGTCACGCTCGGCGGCACGGACGCCCCGCTCGTCGGCCTCTACACGGACCCCGGCGTCGCCGGCTCCGTCGTGTCGGACTTCGGTGTCGGGGGCTACCCGGCCGACGCGTACCTCGGCGCGCTCCGCGGCGAGGGGCTACCGGGCGCGACGGGGCCGCTCGGCCGCGTCTTCGCGTTCCTGCTGCTCCCCTTCGCGGGCGTGCTCGGGCTGGCGCCCTACGGCTTCGCGGGCTTCGAGGCGCCGATGCGCGCGGCGTTCTCGGCGCCGACGGGGACCCTCGCGGCCGCGAACGTCCTGTTCTGGAGCGTCTGGCTCAACGTCCAGCTGGCCGCGTTCAACTGTATCCCCCTCTTCCCGCTCGACGGAGGGAAGCTCCTGCGCGGGGGGGTCGCGGGCGCGGCCGACCGGCTTGGGGTCGCGGACCCGTGGGCCGCGGGCACCTACGCGATGGCGGCGCTATCCGTCCTGCTGTTCGTCGGCCTGCTCGCGGTGCTGGCCGCGTCGTGGCTCGGTTAGACCCCGAGGTAGGCGGTGACCGCGACGGTGTCGTTCACCACCTCGCTCACCTTCAGGTCCGCCGCGACGGAACAGAGCATGTACGCCTCGGCGGGCGCGAGGCCGCGGTCGGCGACGAGCCGCGTCACCATCGCCCGGACGGCATCGCGCGTCGCGGCGTCGATGTCGTCGCCGAGCCCCGTCGTCGCCGTCACGGGGCCGTCGCCGGCCGGGGCGAACGGGCCGGCGGTGTCGAGTTCCGGGCCGTCCACGTTCCGGTCGGAGAGCCGGAACCGGAGGGTGACCTCCCCGGGCATCTCGACGGCGGTGATACACACCTCGCCGTCTCCCTGCGCGGCGTGGAGGTCGCCCACCGAGAACAGCGCGCCCGCGACCTCGACGGGGAGGTACAGGGTCGCCCCCGCGGTGAGGTGTTTCACGTCGAGGTTCCCCCCGACCCGGCGCGGCGGCGTGGTGGAGTGGGGTCCCGGCTCGGCGGGCGCGACGCCGAGGTTCCCGGGGAACGGCGCGAGCGGCACCTCGATACCCTCGACGAAGTGCCCGACCTCGCCGTCGAGGTCCCACGTGTGGACCGCCGGCCGCGGGAACTCGTCGGGAAGGAAGCCGCGCCCGGCCTCGCCGGGGTACACCCACGTCCAGCCGACGCCCTCGTGGCTCACGTCGAGCACGTCGACGGCGAGGGTGTCGCCCGGTTCCGCGCCCGCGACCCGGACCGGCCCGGTCATCGCGTGGCCCGGTACGTCGAGCGCGGCCACGTCCTCGGGTGTCGCGTCGTCCGGTAACCGACCGTCCGCGGCGTCGAAACACTCGAACGTCACGCTCGCGCCGGGGTCGATGTCGAGGACGGGGTCGCGGTCGCGGTCCCAGTCGTAGTGGACGTGCCCGGGGTCGCGCGACAGGTGGTGGTCGGCCATGCTCGGGGATGGGAGCGGGGGGAGAAAGTTCGGTCGGCGGGCTCGCCCGCTCAGTCGGCCGCGGCGGGGGTCTCCTCGGCCTCGTCCGCGTCGTCGGGCCCCTCGGACGCGACGGGCGTCCCGAACGCGTACACCGTCTGGCCGCTCGTCACTTCGACTTCGAGGGTGTCGCCCGGCTCGACGCCGTGTTCGGACGCGTTGCGCACGATTATCTGCCGGTACGCCGAGTCGCGGCACTTCACGGAGTCGCCCGTCCCCGGCCGGACCGCGAGCACCTCGCGGCGCGTGCCGACCAGCTCCTCGTACGCCTCGGCGACCACGTCCATCTTCAGTTCCGACATGGCCTTCGAGCGGTCCTTCTTCGTCTGCCCGCCGAGGCCCTTCATGTCCGCGGCGTCCGTGCCCGGGCGCTTCGAGAAGCGCGTGACGTTGATCTTCTCGGGGCGGACCTCGCGCAGCAGGTCCATCGACCGCTCGTGGTCGGCGTCGGTCTCCGTCGGGAAGCCGACGATGAAGTCCGTCGAGAGCGTCCAGTGGTCGAGCGCGTCGTCGAACGCCGCGACCGTCTCGCGGAACTTATCCACGCGGTGCTGGCGGCGCATCTCCTCGAGCACGTCGTCGCTCCCCGACTGAACGGGCAGGTGAATGAAGTCGTAGAGCTTCTCGTTGGCGGCGAACACGTCGGCCAGTTCCTCGCGGATGCCGTGGATGCCGCCCGGGTTCGCCATCCCCAGTCGCACGCGGAAGTCGCCCTCGATGTCGCAGATACGGTCGAGCAGTTCCGGGAGCTTCCGTTCCCCCTCGTCCCAGCCGTAGACGCCGGTGTCCTGGCCCGTGACGCGTATCTCCTTCGCGCCCGCGTGGACCAGCGCCTCGGCCTTGCGGACGTTCTCCTCGACCGGCGGCGAGTCGATGCGCCCGGTGGCGAACTTCGTGATGCAGTACGAGCAGTTCGACATGCAGCCGCGGGCGATGGGGAGGATGCCGACGACGCCGTCGAGTATCGGCTCGGCGTCGGCGGTCGTCGTCGGGCACTCCCCGTTCGTGACGGCCGCGGGCACCTCGTCCCAGCTGAGTACCTGCGCGTCCACGTCGGCGAACTCCTCACCCTGCGCGAGCGCCATGCAGCCGGTGACGACGAGGTCCGACACCTCGGATTCGAGTTCCTCGGCGCGCCGGAGCATGTTGCGCTCGGTCTTCTCGACCACGGTACACGTGTTGAGAATCGCCACGTCGGCGTCGTCGAGGTCGGTGCGGCGGTGGCCCGCGTCGCGCAGCCGCCGCTCGATCTCGCGGCTCTCGCCGCGGTTCGAGGTGCAGCCGTACGTCTCGATGTGGTAGCGGGCCATCTCTACGTGTTCCTACGGACGCGCGGGCAAAAGCGCGACGGAACGGGCGGCGCCGCTCGCGGGCCGCCGCGGGCGACGACAAGACCTATTCCGGCGACCGAACAGTCGGACACGATGCCCTCCAGACGACGACTGCTCGCCGGTCTCGGCGCCGCCGGCCTCGCGGCGACCGCCGGCTGTACCGGTATCGCCGACGGAACGTTCTCCCGCGGCACGGACACGGACACCGACTGGCCGATGGGGCGGCACGACACGCTCAACACCGCGTACGCGCCCGACGCCGCCGCGCCCCGCGACGGCCCGACGGAACGGTGGACCCACGGGGGCGGCTTCGACGCCCGCACCCCGGCGGTCGTCGGCGACACCGCCTACGTCCCGACCGCCGAGGCGCTCGTCGCGCTCGACACGGGCGACGGGAGCGAGCGGTGGCGCTTCGCGCCCGAGTCCCAGCCGTGGCCCGCCCCGCCCGTCGTCCACGACGGCCGCGTGTTCGTCACGATGCGCGACGAGGACACCGTTCACGCCGTGGACGCGGCGAGCGGCGAGGCGCTGTGGACCGACGACGCGGACCGCCACGTCCACGCCGCGGCCGGCCTGCTCGCGGGCCGCGTCGTGAACGAACCCGCCGTCCTCGTCGGCGACGGGAACGGCCGGGTACGCGCGCTCGAACCGGGGACCGGCGACGAGCGGTGGGAACTCGACGTCTTCGGCGGCGTCCGCGCGTTCGCCCACCGGTTCCAGCGCCTGTACGTCGGCACGACGAGCGGCGAGGTGTACGTCTTCCACGCGGACGGGGAGGGCGACGGGGACGAGCCGCGGGAGCTGTGGCGGGGAGAGGTCGGCGGCCGCGTCGAGGGAATCGTCCCCACGTCGAACGGTATCGCCGTCGCGAGCTTCGGCGAGCCGCTGGCCAACCTGGAGAGCGACAACGCGGGCGAGCCGATGTGGACCGCCGACCGCGAGCGCGCCGGCTCGGTCCCCGCCTACGCCGGGTCGTGGCTCCTCTCGACCGGCTACGACGCCGTCTCCGCGACCCGGACCTACGACGGGAGGAGGGGGTGGCGCGCGGCCGCCCCGCTCGGCTCCGCCCCGCCGGTCGCGGCCGGCGACACGCTGTACGCCGCCGGGGAGACGAGCGTCCACGCGTTCGCGCTCGACGGCGGCGGCCCGCTCTCGGGCGCGAAGCGGTGGTCGTACCCGGTCCCGGGCGGCGGGGTACAGGGGCTGGCCGTCGCGGACGGCGCGTTGTTCGTCGCGCGGCAGGCGGCGGGGGGAAACGAGACGACGCTGTACTGTCTGGAGCCGAACTGAGCGACCGACCGCCGACTACTCGGGGAAGCCCTCGACGATTTCGACGCCCGAGGAGGCGCCGATGCGCTCCGCGCCCGCGTCGAGCATCGCCGTCGCCTCCTCGTACGTCCCGACGCCGCCCGAGGCCTTCACCGGCAGGTACTCGGCCATCAACTCCACGTCGGCTATCGTCGCGCCGCCGTCGGCGAAGCCGGTCGAGGTCTTCACCATGTCCGCGCCGGCGTCGTGGGCGGCCTCGCAGGCGCGGTGCTTCTCGTCGTCGGAGAGCAGCGCCGTCTCGATGATGACCTTCGTCGGGAGCGGGACGGCCGCGACGACGGCCTCCAGTTCCTCGCGGACGGCGTCGTCGTCGCCGGCCCGGAGCCGACCGACGTTGATGACCACGTCGAGTTCGTCCGCGCCCTCGTCCCACGCGAGTTCGGCCTCGGCCTCCTTCGCCTCGGGGGCGTGCTGCCCGTGCGGGAAGCCGACGACGGTGGCGAGCGTGACGCTCGGGGCGTACTCGCTCGCCTCCGCGACGTAGCAGGGCGGGATGCAGGCGTTCATCCCGTGTTCGAGCGCCTCGTCGAGGACGCGCTTCGTGTCCGCGAGCGTCGTCTCCGGGCCGAGGACGGTGTGGTCGATGTGTGCGGCGAAGGCGGCGCGGTCCATACGCGTCCCCGTGCGGGCGGCGACGAAAGCCTGCCGGTCCGAAAGCTTATGAGCGGGCCGCCGGCCCGACGGGACATGGATTCCGCCCTCCGCCGCCGGCTCGATATCGGTCTCGCGATGCTGCTCGTCTGCGTGCTCGTCCTCGTCGCGCTCGGCTTCCGGTACGCGCCCCGCTACACGTTCGTCCTGCTCGTGGTCGGCGGGGGCGGGGGCGCGTTCGTCCGCGACTACCTCCGCCGGCACGGCGTCGCCTGACCGGCGGCGGGCTTTTGGCCGTCCCCCGTGAAGTTCTCGCATGGTTCACCCCGAGGTGGCGCGGGTCGCCGACGACATCGCGTCGATGGAGACGCGCGGCGCGGCGACCATCGCTGACGCCGTCGCGGACGCGCTCGCGACGCAGGCGCGCGAGGGCGACGCCGCGGACCCCGAGGCCTTCCGGGCCGGGATGCGCACGGCGGCCCGACGGCTGTACGACACCAGACCGACCGCCGTCTCCCTGCCGAACGCCCTCCGCTACGTGCTCAACGGGATGGAGGGCGGGAGCGTCGAGGCGCTGCGGCGCTCCGTGGTCGAGCGCGCGACCGCGTTCCGCGAGGACCTCGACCGCGCGCAGTCGCGGCTCGGCGAGATAGGGGCCGGTCGGCTCCGCGACGGCGACACGGTGATGACCCACTGCCACTCGACCGACGCGATGGCCGTGATGGAGGCGGCCGTCGCGGACGGCAAGTCGCTCTCGGCCGTCGTCAAGGAGACGCGCCCCCGCAACCAGGGGCACATCACGGCCGAGGTGTTGGCAGACCTCGGCGTCGACGTGACGCTCGTCGTCGACAACGCGGCCCACCGCTACCTCGACGAGGTCGACCACGTCCTCGTCGGGGCGGACGCCGTCGCCGCCGACGGGAGCGTCGTGAACAAGGTCGGCACGTCGGGGCTGGCCGTCTCGGCGCGCGACCGGGGCGTCCCCATCGTGGTCGCGGCGGGCACGATCAAGCTCGACCCGGCGACGCTGACCGGCCGCGCCGTCGAGATAGAACAGCGCGACGAGAGCGAGGTGATCGACCCGGAGACCCGCGCCGACATCGGCGACATCGCGGTGGCGAACCCCGCGTTCGACGTGACGCCGCCGCGCCACGTCGACGCCATCGTCACCGAGCGCGGGCAGTTCCCGCCAGAGAGCGTCGTCACCCTGATGCGGGAGCTGTACGGCGAGGCCGACGAGCCGTGGCGCGAGCCGTCACAGTAGCGCGACCGCGCCGTACACGATGCCGGTGGCGACCGCGCCCGCGAGGATACCGAGCCCGGCGAACACGAGGCCGGCGTTGCGGTCCGAGCGGTGGGCGTCGGCGTCGTCCACCTCCCCGCCGTCGCCGTCGAACGAGTAGCGACC from Halosegnis marinus carries:
- a CDS encoding ribose 1,5-bisphosphate isomerase, translated to MVHPEVARVADDIASMETRGAATIADAVADALATQAREGDAADPEAFRAGMRTAARRLYDTRPTAVSLPNALRYVLNGMEGGSVEALRRSVVERATAFREDLDRAQSRLGEIGAGRLRDGDTVMTHCHSTDAMAVMEAAVADGKSLSAVVKETRPRNQGHITAEVLADLGVDVTLVVDNAAHRYLDEVDHVLVGADAVAADGSVVNKVGTSGLAVSARDRGVPIVVAAGTIKLDPATLTGRAVEIEQRDESEVIDPETRADIGDIAVANPAFDVTPPRHVDAIVTERGQFPPESVVTLMRELYGEADEPWREPSQ
- the deoC gene encoding deoxyribose-phosphate aldolase is translated as MDRAAFAAHIDHTVLGPETTLADTKRVLDEALEHGMNACIPPCYVAEASEYAPSVTLATVVGFPHGQHAPEAKEAEAELAWDEGADELDVVINVGRLRAGDDDAVREELEAVVAAVPLPTKVIIETALLSDDEKHRACEAAHDAGADMVKTSTGFADGGATIADVELMAEYLPVKASGGVGTYEEATAMLDAGAERIGASSGVEIVEGFPE
- a CDS encoding PQQ-binding-like beta-propeller repeat protein yields the protein MPSRRRLLAGLGAAGLAATAGCTGIADGTFSRGTDTDTDWPMGRHDTLNTAYAPDAAAPRDGPTERWTHGGGFDARTPAVVGDTAYVPTAEALVALDTGDGSERWRFAPESQPWPAPPVVHDGRVFVTMRDEDTVHAVDAASGEALWTDDADRHVHAAAGLLAGRVVNEPAVLVGDGNGRVRALEPGTGDERWELDVFGGVRAFAHRFQRLYVGTTSGEVYVFHADGEGDGDEPRELWRGEVGGRVEGIVPTSNGIAVASFGEPLANLESDNAGEPMWTADRERAGSVPAYAGSWLLSTGYDAVSATRTYDGRRGWRAAAPLGSAPPVAAGDTLYAAGETSVHAFALDGGGPLSGAKRWSYPVPGGGVQGLAVADGALFVARQAAGGNETTLYCLEPN
- a CDS encoding site-2 protease family protein produces the protein MNGLALLAAVVAVALLAEAADRLGYLPGFVSASGPFLTVSTARGKRLLDRLATAPVPWRAWGNLGVVAVVAASVVATVGVVVAALLAVTEPSSAGIATPTAILVVPGVNEFLPLSAAPELLLAVLVGLAVHEGAHGVYCRVAGIGVERVGIALLAVVPAGAFVQPDRGADESRGLAGWARMYAAGPTANVVLGALCLLLLVGPVLGSVGVAPGLAVGGVFDGAPAAEAGIAPGDRLLAVNGTAVTDGDSLDAALAAAGARVRVETDDGTATVERAVTVVRSDGPYALPDGTRIGAVNGTAVATEAGFRAAARDHPVARLTTRNGTLVRPLGLAGTTAQGGALAEAGIGPDTPVVLLSLDGERVLDLADLTDALDGLEPGERVPVVVYTDAGGVREGAVTLGGTDAPLVGLYTDPGVAGSVVSDFGVGGYPADAYLGALRGEGLPGATGPLGRVFAFLLLPFAGVLGLAPYGFAGFEAPMRAAFSAPTGTLAAANVLFWSVWLNVQLAAFNCIPLFPLDGGKLLRGGVAGAADRLGVADPWAAGTYAMAALSVLLFVGLLAVLAASWLG
- a CDS encoding acetamidase/formamidase family protein; this translates as MADHHLSRDPGHVHYDWDRDRDPVLDIDPGASVTFECFDAADGRLPDDATPEDVAALDVPGHAMTGPVRVAGAEPGDTLAVDVLDVSHEGVGWTWVYPGEAGRGFLPDEFPRPAVHTWDLDGEVGHFVEGIEVPLAPFPGNLGVAPAEPGPHSTTPPRRVGGNLDVKHLTAGATLYLPVEVAGALFSVGDLHAAQGDGEVCITAVEMPGEVTLRFRLSDRNVDGPELDTAGPFAPAGDGPVTATTGLGDDIDAATRDAVRAMVTRLVADRGLAPAEAYMLCSVAADLKVSEVVNDTVAVTAYLGV
- a CDS encoding cation diffusion facilitator family transporter, with translation MARSRALRRVGAVVLVANVALFAAKALVWRTTGSLAVGSEAVNSLADAAYSLIVLAGLYLTTQPPDEAHPHGHERIEPFVSLVVAFGVFAAGGAVAYNAATTLLSGDVAVARGPLAAGVLAVGGVAKFGLYRYALSVANERRSPAVRATALDNRNDILAAAAALVGVVGAQVGVPLLDPLAAGVVSLAILYTGVEIVRDNVSYLVGGAPPEELRAEILAAALAHPDVEGAHDVVAHYVGPEIDVSLHIEIEGATSVREAHDIETAVVEAVRDIPEVDDVFVHVDPKELGEWKPDEEVERLAAFRE
- a CDS encoding tRNA (N(6)-L-threonylcarbamoyladenosine(37)-C(2))-methylthiotransferase, which encodes MARYHIETYGCTSNRGESREIERRLRDAGHRRTDLDDADVAILNTCTVVEKTERNMLRRAEELESEVSDLVVTGCMALAQGEEFADVDAQVLSWDEVPAAVTNGECPTTTADAEPILDGVVGILPIARGCMSNCSYCITKFATGRIDSPPVEENVRKAEALVHAGAKEIRVTGQDTGVYGWDEGERKLPELLDRICDIEGDFRVRLGMANPGGIHGIREELADVFAANEKLYDFIHLPVQSGSDDVLEEMRRQHRVDKFRETVAAFDDALDHWTLSTDFIVGFPTETDADHERSMDLLREVRPEKINVTRFSKRPGTDAADMKGLGGQTKKDRSKAMSELKMDVVAEAYEELVGTRREVLAVRPGTGDSVKCRDSAYRQIIVRNASEHGVEPGDTLEVEVTSGQTVYAFGTPVASEGPDDADEAEETPAAAD